From one Nocardioides yefusunii genomic stretch:
- a CDS encoding thiolase family protein, translating to MTRVSIIGAGLSKFGRQPGITGRQMAVTAIHNALDDAGITWADVQVAYGGSDGSGLADTLVADLGLTGIPFTNVKNGCATGGSALVQAVNAIRSGAAEIALAVGFDKHPPGAFDPRPEDWGLPSGYGEAGLMVTTQFFAIKIARYMREHDISEPTLAKVAAKAFRNGSISPNAWRQQALSEAEISGSKMVNDPLTQYMFCSPGEGGAAIILASENVVKRLGGRPVELLSVANATRKFGTFEVFSPAIQGLGTPTSVSTQAATAAFEAAGVSPSDIDVAQLQDTEAGAEIMHMAECGFVEHGEQEKWIHEGLTEITGQLPVNTDGGCIANGEPIGASGLRQVHEIVTQLRGEAGARQVPDGPRLGFTHVYGAPGISACTVLGARR from the coding sequence ATGACCCGCGTCAGCATCATCGGCGCCGGACTCTCGAAGTTCGGTCGCCAGCCCGGCATCACCGGGCGCCAGATGGCCGTGACCGCCATCCACAACGCCCTCGACGACGCCGGCATCACCTGGGCCGACGTCCAGGTCGCCTACGGCGGCTCGGACGGCTCCGGCCTGGCCGACACCCTGGTCGCCGACCTGGGCCTGACCGGCATCCCGTTCACCAACGTCAAGAACGGCTGCGCCACCGGCGGCAGCGCGTTGGTGCAGGCGGTCAACGCCATCCGCTCCGGTGCTGCCGAGATCGCTCTGGCCGTCGGGTTCGACAAGCACCCCCCGGGTGCCTTCGACCCGCGTCCCGAGGACTGGGGCCTGCCCTCGGGCTACGGCGAGGCCGGCCTGATGGTCACCACCCAGTTCTTCGCGATCAAGATCGCCCGCTACATGCGTGAGCACGACATCTCCGAGCCGACCCTGGCCAAGGTCGCCGCCAAGGCGTTCCGCAACGGCTCGATCAGCCCCAACGCCTGGCGCCAGCAGGCGCTGAGCGAGGCCGAGATCTCCGGCTCGAAGATGGTCAACGACCCGCTGACCCAGTACATGTTCTGCTCGCCCGGTGAGGGCGGCGCAGCCATCATCCTGGCCTCCGAGAACGTGGTGAAGCGCCTCGGCGGACGTCCCGTCGAGCTGCTCTCGGTCGCCAACGCGACCCGCAAGTTCGGCACCTTCGAGGTCTTCAGCCCGGCCATCCAGGGTCTGGGTACACCCACCTCGGTCTCCACCCAGGCAGCCACCGCCGCCTTCGAGGCCGCCGGTGTCTCCCCGTCCGACATCGACGTCGCCCAGCTGCAGGACACCGAGGCGGGTGCCGAGATCATGCACATGGCCGAGTGCGGCTTCGTCGAGCACGGCGAGCAGGAGAAGTGGATCCACGAGGGACTGACCGAGATCACCGGCCAGTTGCCGGTCAACACCGACGGCGGCTGCATCGCCAACGGTGAACCGATCGGTGCCTCAGGCCTGCGCCAGGTCCACGAGATCGTCACCCAGCTGCGCGGCGAGGCCGGCGCGCGTCAGGTCCCCGACGGGCCCCGGCTGGGATTCACCCACGTCTACGGCGCCCCCGGCATCAGCGCCTGCACCGTCCTGGGAGCCCGCCGATGA
- a CDS encoding MFS transporter: MRDRATRPGSATSAPDATSALHAPSALDALRVRLFALLMTVQLVNAIAVWAHVVTVQWTLTERGESAAVVSLAPASLALPFLLLSLPVGAWVGFAPRGRLLIASTAASVLAALVGAALGAAGDLHWTAMVGTVLVVGAALVVTGVTWQAMIPDVVGRHLMGSASVVDGSAYNVARAVGPLLAGVGLGWVGVSGTFVAVSLLFGACTLVLLVVEVRHPSARGPRRPIVGEMLGGLRFTRHSPWTRRLLTRMVCFGLPASALWALVSLVVHDRLGLGSTGFGVVMALVGSGAVVATFVLPPLRGRLSVPVFAALGSGLYALTLLVMGLVTVPAVVGGVLVLGGVAWVGVQSTWMTLAQQALPEWVRPRVIALLLFLFQGTQAIGSFAWGVVADLVGLPAALVAAAVAMCASIVVLLRLGLASAEGIEPVLVEADDATHGLLTSLSDLEPGPIEVTHHYSVLPGRSDDFVRAMEPLRLSRLRTGATRWRLHEPAGGAHAASPWVENYVLVDPVELFAQETERLTVPEMRLRTAVHLLADRVEGPFVSSSASTPEPPARPARRADSGQGTTPHRPGAVPTPDEGGRE; this comes from the coding sequence ATGCGTGACCGAGCGACACGGCCGGGGTCCGCCACCAGCGCCCCCGATGCCACCAGCGCCCTGCATGCCCCCAGCGCCCTGGATGCCCTGAGGGTGCGGCTCTTCGCGCTCCTGATGACGGTGCAGCTCGTGAATGCGATCGCGGTCTGGGCCCACGTCGTCACTGTCCAGTGGACCCTGACCGAGCGTGGTGAGAGCGCCGCCGTCGTCTCCCTGGCGCCGGCTTCCCTTGCCCTGCCGTTCCTGTTGCTCTCGCTGCCGGTGGGTGCCTGGGTCGGCTTCGCCCCGCGCGGACGACTGCTGATCGCCTCCACCGCCGCCTCCGTCCTGGCCGCTCTGGTCGGTGCTGCGCTCGGTGCGGCCGGCGACCTGCACTGGACGGCGATGGTCGGCACCGTCCTGGTCGTCGGTGCCGCGCTGGTGGTCACCGGCGTCACCTGGCAGGCGATGATCCCTGACGTCGTGGGCCGGCACCTCATGGGTTCGGCCTCGGTGGTCGACGGGTCCGCCTACAACGTCGCGCGCGCGGTCGGACCGCTGCTGGCCGGCGTCGGCCTCGGCTGGGTCGGGGTCAGTGGCACCTTCGTGGCCGTCTCCCTGCTCTTCGGCGCGTGCACCCTCGTCCTGCTGGTCGTCGAGGTGCGCCACCCCAGTGCCCGCGGCCCGCGGCGCCCGATCGTCGGCGAGATGCTGGGCGGGCTGCGGTTCACCCGTCACTCACCCTGGACCCGTCGGCTGCTGACCCGGATGGTCTGCTTCGGCCTCCCCGCCAGCGCCCTGTGGGCCCTCGTCTCCCTGGTGGTGCACGACCGCCTAGGCCTGGGCTCCACCGGCTTCGGGGTGGTGATGGCACTGGTCGGCTCCGGCGCGGTCGTCGCCACCTTCGTGCTGCCGCCGTTGCGAGGTCGCCTCAGCGTGCCCGTCTTCGCGGCACTGGGGTCGGGCCTCTACGCGCTCACGCTGCTGGTGATGGGGCTGGTGACCGTCCCGGCCGTCGTCGGTGGGGTGCTGGTCCTGGGCGGAGTGGCCTGGGTCGGCGTCCAGAGCACGTGGATGACGCTCGCCCAGCAGGCGCTGCCCGAGTGGGTCCGTCCTCGGGTGATCGCACTGCTGCTCTTCCTCTTCCAGGGCACCCAGGCGATCGGCTCCTTCGCCTGGGGCGTCGTCGCCGACCTGGTCGGCCTGCCCGCTGCTCTGGTCGCTGCGGCGGTCGCGATGTGCGCCTCGATCGTCGTGCTGCTCCGGCTCGGGCTGGCGTCCGCCGAAGGCATCGAACCTGTCCTGGTCGAGGCCGACGACGCCACCCACGGCCTGCTCACCTCGCTGTCCGACCTGGAGCCCGGTCCGATCGAGGTCACTCACCACTACTCCGTCCTCCCCGGGCGTTCCGACGACTTCGTCCGTGCGATGGAGCCGCTCCGACTCTCACGGCTGCGTACCGGAGCGACGAGGTGGCGTCTCCATGAGCCTGCAGGCGGAGCGCACGCCGCATCCCCCTGGGTCGAGAACTACGTGCTGGTCGACCCGGTCGAGCTCTTCGCGCAGGAGACGGAGAGACTCACGGTCCCCGAGATGCGTCTGCGTACCGCGGTCCACCTGCTCGCCGACCGGGTCGAGGGTCCGTTCGTGTCCTCGTCGGCGAGCACCCCCGAACCTCCTGCCCGTCCTGCGCGCCGCGCGGACTCCGGGCAGGGCACCACCCCCCACCGGCCGGGCGCTGTCCCGACCCCTGACGAAGGAGGACGTGAATGA
- a CDS encoding phosphotransferase family protein, whose protein sequence is MSTATTADTTAAGTTPATPGLADLTASVHLGLRQAGFEGTATELVPMLGGHSGLTYRVSMGENSFVVKAVPLGQRSVGRHDMLRQAKILQALEGTGVPVPTVRASHDSDSTEVQSWFAMDLVAGESLEPVLDDPAVEPTLAAARMRRAAQVLPLLHAVPLADLPIDSEPLSPADELARWVRTMGAVPPELVTGADELQRRLEASVPEAIEPVLVHGDYRLGNILSAGTEPAAIIDWEIWSPGDPRVELGWFMVFADGSNFPGVGREVPGLPTPAELVELYRGDGPELGDLTWFDALGRFKMAAIMGHNLRRHREGRHHNPAQEQLPATIERLITTGLERLA, encoded by the coding sequence ATGAGCACCGCCACCACCGCTGACACCACCGCAGCCGGAACCACGCCGGCCACCCCCGGCCTGGCCGACCTGACCGCGTCGGTCCACCTCGGCCTGCGCCAAGCCGGGTTCGAGGGCACGGCCACCGAGCTCGTGCCGATGCTCGGAGGCCACTCCGGCCTCACCTACCGCGTCAGCATGGGCGAGAACTCGTTCGTGGTGAAGGCCGTTCCGCTCGGGCAGCGCTCGGTGGGCCGCCACGACATGCTCCGCCAGGCCAAGATCCTGCAGGCGCTGGAGGGGACCGGCGTCCCGGTCCCGACCGTGCGCGCCAGCCACGACTCCGACTCCACCGAGGTCCAGTCCTGGTTCGCCATGGACCTGGTCGCCGGTGAGTCGCTCGAGCCCGTCCTGGACGACCCGGCCGTCGAGCCCACCCTCGCCGCGGCCCGGATGCGTCGTGCAGCGCAGGTGCTGCCGCTCCTGCACGCGGTCCCGCTGGCCGACCTGCCGATCGACTCCGAGCCGCTCTCGCCGGCCGACGAGCTGGCCCGTTGGGTGCGCACCATGGGTGCCGTCCCGCCCGAGCTGGTCACCGGTGCCGACGAGCTGCAGCGTCGTCTGGAGGCGTCGGTCCCCGAGGCGATCGAGCCGGTGCTGGTGCACGGCGACTACCGCCTGGGCAACATCCTCTCGGCCGGCACCGAGCCCGCCGCGATCATCGATTGGGAGATCTGGAGCCCCGGAGACCCGCGCGTCGAGCTCGGCTGGTTCATGGTCTTCGCCGACGGCAGCAACTTCCCCGGCGTGGGCCGCGAGGTGCCCGGCCTGCCGACGCCCGCCGAGCTCGTCGAGCTCTACCGCGGCGACGGCCCCGAGCTGGGCGACCTGACCTGGTTCGACGCCCTGGGGCGCTTCAAGATGGCCGCGATCATGGGACACAACCTCCGACGTCACCGCGAGGGCCGTCACCACAACCCCGCCCAGGAACAACTTCCCGCCACCATCGAGCGCCTGATCACCACCGGCCTCGAGCGACTCGCCTGA
- a CDS encoding Zn-ribbon domain-containing OB-fold protein, translating to MSTRPARSTDTLQDPLVLVGSRCATCGNVAFPTAVRCHRCSAGDCEPLPLATSGVVWAATVQRFAPKSPPYVPPAEGFTPFAVGYVELPDGVRVEAVIDCGPDPDPHALAGTEVELVATLPVPRFATVPTTPTEESAR from the coding sequence ATGAGCACTCGACCCGCCCGCTCGACCGACACGCTGCAGGACCCGTTGGTCCTCGTCGGAAGCAGGTGCGCCACCTGCGGAAATGTCGCGTTCCCTACGGCCGTGCGCTGTCACAGGTGCTCGGCCGGCGACTGCGAGCCTCTCCCGCTCGCCACCTCGGGTGTCGTCTGGGCCGCCACGGTCCAGAGGTTCGCTCCGAAGTCTCCTCCGTACGTCCCCCCGGCGGAGGGCTTCACGCCCTTCGCCGTGGGGTACGTCGAACTCCCCGACGGCGTCCGGGTCGAGGCAGTCATCGACTGCGGCCCCGACCCTGATCCGCACGCGTTGGCCGGGACCGAGGTCGAGCTCGTGGCCACCCTGCCCGTGCCCCGCTTCGCCACCGTTCCCACCACGCCGACCGAGGAGTCCGCACGATGA
- a CDS encoding enoyl-CoA hydratase/isomerase family protein yields MAIETDHILLEKDGPVARVWLNRPHVKNAVTVELLHRLDEIIKEVETDPELRVLVLRGVNNQFCSGFDLNELLGDFIGTSNAMDVGVLSAQVCDRLYSMNKPSVAVLEGYVTAGGFELMISCDFAIASDDAKIGDFHINRALFGGAGPIYRLPRMLGLRKTKELMLTGKLLSGHEAHEFGLINDSAPADKLDETVENFIGDLTNKSPFMMKLTKMAVNQGLDADIKSLMIMEHFAVGNSLQSADGKEGVQAFLEKREPVWIGR; encoded by the coding sequence ATGGCCATCGAGACTGACCACATCCTGCTCGAGAAGGACGGCCCCGTTGCTCGCGTGTGGCTCAACCGCCCGCACGTGAAGAACGCCGTCACCGTCGAGCTGCTCCACCGCCTCGACGAGATCATCAAGGAGGTCGAGACCGACCCCGAGTTGCGCGTCCTCGTCCTGCGCGGCGTCAACAACCAGTTCTGCTCCGGCTTCGACCTCAACGAGCTGCTGGGCGACTTCATCGGCACCTCGAACGCCATGGACGTCGGCGTCCTGTCGGCCCAGGTCTGTGACCGCCTGTACTCGATGAACAAGCCGTCCGTCGCCGTCCTCGAGGGCTACGTGACCGCCGGTGGCTTCGAGCTCATGATCTCCTGCGACTTCGCCATCGCCTCGGACGACGCCAAGATCGGCGACTTCCACATCAACCGCGCCCTCTTCGGTGGCGCCGGCCCGATCTACCGCCTGCCCCGCATGCTCGGTCTGCGCAAGACCAAGGAGCTCATGCTCACCGGCAAGCTGCTCTCCGGCCACGAGGCCCACGAGTTCGGTCTGATCAACGACTCGGCTCCGGCCGACAAGCTCGACGAGACCGTCGAGAACTTCATCGGTGACCTGACCAACAAGTCCCCCTTCATGATGAAGCTGACCAAGATGGCCGTGAACCAGGGCCTCGACGCCGACATCAAGTCGCTCATGATCATGGAGCACTTCGCCGTGGGCAACTCGCTGCAGTCCGCCGACGGCAAGGAGGGCGTCCAGGCCTTCCTCGAGAAGCGTGAGCCCGTCTGGATCGGTCGCTGA
- a CDS encoding acyl-CoA dehydrogenase family protein produces the protein MDFAFTPRTVELAEKITAFMEEHVYPAETVYDAQVAEGDFHEQPQIMKDLQAEARRQGLWNFAMTHDNLGAGLTNLEYAPLAEIMGRSIIGNEVFNCSAPDTGNMEILAMYGTEEQKNQWLKPLLDCSIRSAFAMTEPWVASSDAMNVESSIVRDGDEYVINGRKWFTSGGMDPDCKLLIFMGKSDPDAEPYRQQSMILVPTDAPGVEIVRDLSSFGYRDRLGHAELQFTDVRVPAANMLGNEGDGFAIAQGRLGPGRMHYAMRAIGIAERGLQLMCERAQQRSAFGGPLADQGVVREWIARSRMEIDQIRLYTFKAAWLMDTQGNAAARTEVAAIKVAAMEVAHKVIDRAVQTWGAAGTTEDTPLARFHSLTRALQIADGPTEVHLRSIGRGELRKYRHLRPEKK, from the coding sequence GTGGACTTCGCATTCACCCCCCGCACCGTCGAGCTGGCGGAGAAGATCACCGCCTTCATGGAGGAGCACGTCTACCCGGCCGAGACCGTGTACGACGCGCAGGTCGCCGAGGGCGACTTCCACGAGCAGCCGCAGATCATGAAGGACCTGCAGGCCGAGGCCCGTCGTCAGGGGCTCTGGAACTTCGCCATGACCCACGACAACCTGGGTGCCGGCCTCACCAACCTCGAGTACGCCCCGCTCGCCGAGATCATGGGTCGCTCCATCATCGGCAACGAGGTCTTCAACTGCTCCGCCCCCGACACCGGGAACATGGAGATCCTGGCCATGTACGGCACCGAGGAGCAGAAGAACCAGTGGCTCAAGCCGCTGCTCGACTGCTCCATCCGCTCCGCCTTCGCGATGACCGAGCCCTGGGTCGCCTCCTCCGACGCGATGAACGTGGAGTCCTCGATCGTCCGCGACGGCGACGAGTACGTGATCAACGGCCGCAAGTGGTTCACCTCCGGAGGCATGGACCCCGACTGCAAGCTCCTCATCTTCATGGGCAAGTCCGACCCGGACGCCGAGCCGTACCGCCAGCAGTCGATGATCCTGGTCCCGACCGACGCCCCCGGCGTCGAGATCGTCCGGGACCTCTCCTCCTTCGGCTACCGCGACCGCCTCGGCCACGCCGAACTGCAGTTCACCGACGTCCGCGTCCCGGCCGCCAACATGCTCGGCAACGAGGGTGACGGTTTCGCCATCGCCCAGGGCCGTCTCGGTCCCGGCCGCATGCACTACGCGATGCGCGCCATCGGCATCGCCGAGCGTGGCCTGCAGCTGATGTGCGAGCGCGCCCAGCAGCGCAGCGCCTTCGGCGGCCCGCTGGCCGACCAGGGTGTGGTGCGCGAGTGGATCGCCCGTTCCCGTATGGAGATCGACCAGATCCGTCTCTACACGTTCAAGGCCGCCTGGCTGATGGACACCCAGGGCAACGCCGCCGCGCGCACCGAGGTCGCTGCGATCAAGGTGGCCGCCATGGAGGTCGCACACAAGGTCATCGACCGCGCCGTCCAGACCTGGGGTGCCGCTGGCACCACCGAGGACACCCCGCTGGCCCGTTTCCACTCGCTCACGCGTGCCCTGCAGATCGCCGACGGCCCGACCGAGGTGCACCTGCGCTCGATCGGCCGCGGCGAGCTGCGCAAGTACCGCCACCTGCGTCCGGAGAAGAAGTGA
- a CDS encoding SDR family NAD(P)-dependent oxidoreductase: MSPAQTAGNETAGAENAGAHQTGAAQRFAGQVALVTGAGSGIGAAVARQLAAEGAARVHVVDVVEANAFAVAEQVGGSAHVVDVSDPDAVEAAFGAVVAESGRVDVVVHAAGVDDAESKARMLAAMEKGEPVDVLTQLSDEGWRRVLSINLDGTFHILRAAVRRMKPQGSGAIVTVGSSAAFDTLVGYPHYAASKAGVHAVSQAVAKEVIPFGIRVNTVAPGPVDTAMAARTPASVRAAMEASGAIGYATPEQLADNICYLASPASANVVGAVLLSNGGRFTV, from the coding sequence ATGAGTCCCGCCCAGACCGCTGGAAACGAGACCGCCGGAGCCGAGAACGCTGGCGCCCACCAGACCGGCGCTGCCCAGCGCTTCGCCGGCCAGGTCGCCCTGGTCACCGGTGCCGGCTCCGGCATCGGCGCCGCCGTGGCCCGCCAGCTCGCGGCCGAGGGCGCCGCGCGCGTGCACGTGGTCGACGTCGTGGAGGCCAACGCCTTCGCGGTCGCCGAGCAGGTCGGCGGCTCCGCACACGTCGTGGACGTCTCCGACCCTGACGCCGTCGAGGCCGCCTTCGGCGCCGTCGTGGCGGAGTCGGGACGGGTCGACGTCGTGGTGCACGCTGCCGGGGTCGACGACGCCGAGTCCAAGGCCAGGATGCTGGCGGCCATGGAGAAGGGGGAGCCGGTCGACGTGCTCACCCAGCTCTCCGACGAGGGCTGGCGCCGGGTGCTCTCGATCAACCTGGACGGCACCTTCCACATCCTGCGCGCAGCCGTGCGTCGGATGAAGCCGCAGGGCTCGGGTGCGATCGTCACCGTCGGTTCCTCGGCCGCCTTCGACACCCTCGTCGGCTACCCGCACTACGCCGCCTCCAAGGCCGGCGTGCACGCGGTCTCCCAGGCCGTGGCCAAGGAGGTCATCCCGTTCGGCATCCGCGTGAACACCGTCGCCCCCGGCCCGGTCGACACCGCGATGGCGGCCCGGACGCCCGCTTCGGTCCGTGCAGCGATGGAGGCCTCGGGCGCCATCGGCTACGCGACGCCCGAGCAGTTGGCCGACAACATCTGCTACCTGGCCTCGCCGGCGTCGGCGAACGTGGTCGGGGCGGTGCTGCTCTCCAACGGCGGAAGGTTCACGGTCTGA
- a CDS encoding acyl-CoA dehydrogenase family protein, whose product MSTPVTHAGVSLEEFVQRAHTWLASVAAPRTTRTWGEGSDAVAVFENWTPEQEREETDRIRAYEQAKFDAGFTAITWDARYGGSNLPVQHLLAFRQAEAGYDVPKRTEMFPVTQQLVAPTVAQWGSEEQRDRYVAAMLRTDLIACQLFSETEAGSDLAAVRTKAVKEETGEGVRWRLNGHKVWTSGAPVADIGIAVTRTDPTSAKHAGLTVFLVPMDAPGVEIRPIRQMTGGSSFNEVYLDDVVLDDAYRLGPEGQGWKVALTVLASERLDSGTLGLENADAAVDLARNIGRELTDLEKDKVADLVTRSYVQRLAGMRVLAAVAAGGEPGPEASVGKLLATDTMARTSEVARALLGADLTVDSGEWGRFAWTEHVLGAPGYRIAGGTDEIQHNILSERVLGLPREPR is encoded by the coding sequence ATGAGCACCCCCGTCACCCACGCCGGCGTCAGCCTGGAGGAGTTCGTCCAGCGCGCCCACACCTGGCTCGCCAGCGTCGCCGCACCGCGCACCACCCGCACCTGGGGCGAGGGCTCCGACGCCGTCGCCGTCTTCGAGAACTGGACGCCCGAGCAGGAGCGCGAGGAGACCGACCGGATCCGCGCCTACGAGCAGGCCAAGTTCGACGCCGGCTTCACCGCGATCACCTGGGACGCCCGCTACGGCGGTTCGAACCTGCCGGTCCAGCACCTACTGGCCTTCCGTCAGGCCGAGGCCGGCTACGACGTCCCGAAGCGGACCGAGATGTTCCCCGTGACCCAGCAGCTGGTCGCGCCGACCGTCGCCCAGTGGGGGAGCGAGGAGCAGCGTGACCGCTACGTCGCCGCCATGCTGCGCACCGACCTGATCGCCTGCCAGCTCTTCTCCGAGACCGAGGCCGGCTCCGACCTCGCCGCCGTGCGCACCAAGGCGGTCAAGGAGGAGACCGGAGAGGGCGTCCGCTGGCGCCTCAACGGCCACAAGGTCTGGACCTCGGGAGCCCCCGTCGCCGACATCGGCATCGCCGTCACCCGCACCGACCCGACCTCGGCCAAGCACGCCGGTCTCACCGTCTTCCTGGTCCCGATGGACGCTCCCGGTGTGGAGATCCGTCCGATCCGTCAGATGACCGGTGGCTCCTCGTTCAACGAGGTCTACCTCGACGACGTCGTCCTGGACGACGCCTACCGCCTCGGCCCCGAGGGCCAGGGCTGGAAGGTCGCCCTGACCGTCCTCGCCTCCGAGCGCCTCGACTCGGGCACCCTCGGGTTGGAGAACGCGGACGCGGCCGTCGACCTGGCCCGCAACATCGGTCGCGAGCTCACCGACCTGGAGAAGGACAAGGTCGCCGACCTGGTCACCCGCAGCTACGTCCAGCGTCTGGCCGGCATGCGCGTCCTGGCGGCCGTGGCCGCCGGCGGCGAGCCCGGTCCCGAGGCCAGCGTCGGCAAGCTGCTGGCCACCGACACCATGGCCCGCACCTCTGAGGTCGCCCGTGCCCTGCTCGGCGCCGACCTGACCGTCGACTCCGGCGAGTGGGGACGTTTCGCCTGGACCGAGCACGTCCTGGGCGCTCCGGGCTACCGGATCGCCGGCGGCACCGACGAGATCCAGCACAACATCCTCTCCGAGCGCGTGCTCGGCCTGCCCCGGGAGCCCCGATGA
- a CDS encoding FAD-dependent oxidoreductase codes for MAGLDDLRLPDGSALPGGEHPEFPHAFSPFQLGPLTLRNRLVALPAGTSLAHEGVPTDGDTEHFERLAAGGVGLVIGGATVVHPTTTLRSRKLVEAYIDEFVPKAAAKAAVIHRHGAKFIGQLVHLGREFIGGESDSPPVAPSAIKTPRDAYPPHELTAPEIADIVAGWRVSTQNLVKAGADGVEIHAAHGYLPAQFMSPLTNQRTDAYGGSFENRMRFVDEIVDAMRSVIPDGFALGVRLSGEEEIPGGMDITDCVRIAQHLADRVDYFSITHGTRGKYVKDASNPDAVAVPSAARVRAATGKPVIVGQRIRDVATADNVVRAGHADLVGMARALIADPELPEKSRTARLGEVRGCLGINQDCRAFDPHLHCAVNAEVGRGRHTNYGVKVAEPKSVFVIGGGPAGLETARVAAQRGHQVTLFEASPALGGTVRVAAASPHRATMIDVVDHLERETKRLKVEVNLGSPIDADDFAEIRSMADHVVLATGSRPAPLPEWSGAQATVDDVLLGRQPETGSRRAVVLDDGDGFWPAYSAVEALVRQGWQVDFATTLGGLATRIPAESAALLLARLGEAGVALHVAHTVVRPDEAGVPLLLRPVFGGVDLEVADALLVHHVPRVAVLPFGTGPFAPDAEFGAVVTSIGDCVTPRRISHAIAEGYRLGAEI; via the coding sequence ATGGCCGGTCTCGACGACCTCCGGCTCCCGGACGGGTCCGCGCTGCCCGGCGGCGAGCACCCCGAGTTCCCGCACGCCTTCTCGCCGTTCCAGCTCGGCCCGCTCACGCTGCGCAACCGACTGGTGGCGCTGCCGGCCGGCACGTCGCTCGCACACGAGGGCGTTCCCACCGACGGCGACACCGAGCACTTCGAACGGCTCGCTGCCGGTGGCGTCGGCCTGGTGATCGGCGGCGCGACCGTCGTCCACCCGACCACGACGCTCCGCTCGCGCAAACTGGTCGAGGCCTACATCGACGAGTTCGTGCCGAAGGCGGCTGCCAAGGCCGCGGTGATCCACCGGCACGGCGCGAAGTTCATCGGTCAGCTGGTCCATCTGGGACGCGAGTTCATCGGCGGTGAGTCCGACTCGCCGCCGGTGGCGCCGTCCGCGATCAAGACCCCGCGCGACGCCTACCCGCCGCACGAGCTGACTGCCCCCGAGATCGCCGACATCGTCGCCGGCTGGCGCGTCTCGACGCAGAACCTGGTCAAGGCAGGCGCCGACGGCGTGGAGATCCACGCGGCCCACGGCTACCTCCCGGCCCAGTTCATGTCGCCGTTGACCAACCAGCGCACCGACGCCTACGGCGGCTCGTTCGAGAACCGGATGCGGTTCGTCGACGAGATCGTGGACGCGATGCGCAGCGTGATCCCTGACGGGTTCGCGCTGGGGGTCCGGCTCAGTGGTGAGGAGGAGATTCCCGGCGGCATGGACATCACCGACTGTGTCCGGATCGCGCAGCACCTGGCCGACCGGGTCGACTACTTCTCGATCACCCACGGCACCCGGGGCAAGTACGTCAAGGACGCCTCGAACCCCGACGCCGTCGCGGTACCGTCCGCGGCCCGGGTACGCGCCGCCACCGGCAAGCCGGTCATTGTCGGCCAGCGGATCCGCGACGTGGCGACTGCCGACAACGTCGTCCGGGCCGGTCACGCCGACCTGGTCGGCATGGCCCGGGCCTTGATCGCCGACCCTGAGCTTCCGGAGAAGTCGCGCACGGCGCGGCTGGGCGAGGTGCGCGGCTGTCTGGGCATCAACCAGGACTGCCGCGCCTTCGACCCGCACCTGCACTGCGCGGTGAACGCCGAGGTCGGCCGCGGTCGCCACACCAACTACGGAGTGAAGGTGGCCGAGCCGAAGAGCGTCTTCGTCATCGGCGGTGGACCTGCCGGACTCGAGACTGCCCGGGTGGCCGCCCAGCGTGGGCACCAGGTCACGCTCTTCGAGGCCTCGCCCGCGCTCGGCGGAACGGTCAGGGTCGCCGCTGCCTCGCCGCACCGCGCGACCATGATCGACGTCGTCGACCATCTCGAGCGCGAGACGAAGCGGCTCAAGGTGGAGGTGAACCTCGGCTCGCCGATCGACGCCGACGACTTCGCCGAGATCCGTTCGATGGCCGACCACGTGGTGCTCGCCACGGGCTCGCGTCCGGCTCCGCTGCCGGAGTGGTCGGGCGCGCAGGCGACGGTGGACGACGTCCTGCTCGGTCGCCAGCCGGAGACGGGGTCACGCCGCGCGGTCGTCCTCGACGACGGGGACGGGTTCTGGCCGGCCTACAGTGCCGTCGAGGCGCTCGTGCGACAGGGCTGGCAGGTCGACTTCGCGACGACTCTGGGTGGTCTGGCGACCCGGATCCCGGCCGAGAGTGCGGCCCTGTTGCTGGCTCGGCTGGGGGAGGCCGGGGTGGCGCTCCACGTCGCCCACACCGTCGTGCGTCCTGACGAGGCGGGGGTGCCACTGCTGCTGCGTCCGGTGTTCGGGGGAGTGGACCTCGAGGTCGCCGACGCGTTGCTGGTGCACCACGTGCCGCGCGTCGCGGTGCTGCCGTTCGGGACCGGGCCGTTCGCGCCCGACGCCGAGTTCGGCGCGGTGGTCACCTCGATCGGTGACTGCGTGACGCCACGTCGCATCTCGCACGCGATCGCGGAGGGGTACCGCCTGGGCGCGGAGATCTGA